A window of the Alnus glutinosa chromosome 4, dhAlnGlut1.1, whole genome shotgun sequence genome harbors these coding sequences:
- the LOC133867131 gene encoding ankyrin repeat-containing protein BDA1-like has protein sequence MDRGQDETANMAELYVASRNGCVSTLTTLIQRDPHILDRVSLTSFSETPLHIAALLGYLEFSEVLLRKKPKLAEEVDSRGRTPLHLASAEGYTDIVKVLLQANACVGLTRGQYFCLVRDQDERIALHLAAMRGRIEIIKMLISAQPESIWVNLNGDSVLHLCVRFNHLDALRVLVESDNGEELFLSSKDHHGNSILHLAVVLKQMKSIKYLLSIPKIRRGANVKNKIGYTALDVLEECPRDFEWFEIKDILKEAGVTRSMDPSLPPAPSGTSVDEAQSAGSWFRRLWKCVCLSLGKRLKRNWTEEERGVLMLVATVIATMAFQAGVSPPGGVWQEHKYNSTVNFSYCEQHTNFEAGTAVLAYCYPGPYLVLISTNSISLFASLCVILLVTCGFPLTSRLFRWFFTLAMTTAVVCMTITYTLAMVLINPSHLYDYVKPYLTPVDVMDKVHLFDGLSLLPLTLVGIWMGVVVLVGVIHMIRPLSWAVKKWRNFKPKLTRGLAEDPANV, from the exons ATGGACAGAGGGCAAGATGAGACGGCGAATATGGCCGAACTCTATGTAGCCTCGAGGAATGGGTGTGTGAGCACCTTGACCACATTGATCCAAAGGGATCCACACATCCTTGATAGAGTTTCATTGACATCCTTCAGTGAGACTCCCTTACACATAGCAGCTTTGCTTGGTTACCTTGAATTTAGTGAAGTGCTTCTCAGAAAGAAACCTAAACTTGCAGAAGAGGTGGATTCGCGAGGACGAACCCCTCTTCACTTGGCTTCTGCGGAGGGCTACACTGACATAGTAAAAGTATTGTTACAAGCAAATGCATGTGTTGGCTTAACTCGTGGTCAATATTTTTGCTTAGTTCGTGATCAAGATGAGAGAATTGCTCTTCACTTAGCCGCAATGAGAGGACGAATAGAGATCATAAAAATGTTAATTAGTGCTCAACCAGAGTCCATCTGGGTGAATCTCAATGGAGACAGTGTATTGCACTTGTGTGttcgatttaatcatttggATGCTTTGAGAGTGTTAGTGGAATCGGATAATGGTGAAGAATTGTTTCTCAGCTCCAAAGATCATCATGGGAACTCCATATTGCATTTAGCAGTAGTGCTCAAGCAAATGAAG TCTATAAAATACTTACTTTCAATACCGAAAATACGAAGAGGGGCCAATGTCAAGAACAAGATTGGTTACACAGCTTTGGATGTCTTAGAGGAATGTCCAAGAGACTTTGAATGGTTTGAAATAAAAGACATTCTCAAGGAAGCTGGTGTGACAAGATCAATGGATCCTTCACTCCCACCAGCACCAAGTGGTACTAGTGTTGATGAAGCACAATCAGCTGGATCATGGTTTAGGAGATTGTGGAAGTGTGTTTGTTTGTCATTAGGTAAACGCTTGAAGCGAAACTGGACGGAGGAAGAACGTGGTGTGTTGATGTTAGTGGCCACTGTGATTGCAACCATGGCTTTCCAAGCTGGGGTCAGCCCACCAGGTGGCGTTTGGCAAGAGCATAAATACAACTCCACGGTTAACTTCTCATATTGTGAGCAACATACTAATTTTGAAGCCGGCACAGCAGTTTTAGCTTATTGTTATCCAGGTCCTTACCTGGTGTTAATATCTACCAATTCCATCTCTCTCTTTGCATCTCTGTGCGTCATACTTTTAGTCACTTGTGGATTTCCTCTTACGAGCCGCTTATTTAGATGGTTTTTTACATTAGCCATGACTACTGCTGTCGTGTGCATGACAATTACCTATACGTTAGCAATGGTTTTGATAAACCCGTCTCatctttatgattatgttaagCCTTATCTAACGCCAGTGGATGTCATGGACAAGGTTCATCTTTTTGATGGACTGAGCTTGTTGCCCCTTACGTTAGTAGGTATTTGGATGGGAGTGGTTGTGTTGGTTGGTGTGATTCACATGATTCGCCCACTCTCTTGGGCGGTCAAGAAGTGGCGCAATTTCAAACCCAAGTTAACAAGGGGCTTGGCAGAAGATCCGGCTAATGTGTAA